The following coding sequences lie in one Asterias amurensis chromosome 18, ASM3211899v1 genomic window:
- the LOC139950610 gene encoding flavin-containing monooxygenase 3-like has product MKAAIIGGGFSGLLSIKACLEEGIEPHCFERYDQLGGVWVYQEGLRPGQGSAIYDSLITNSSKVMMALSDYPFPKNAPPYPRPKHILKYMQDYAAHFDLEKYIQYNTSVLRVEPTADFETTGQWLVRTRMDGCEEKAVVFDAVFVCSGMYKKPFVPEYPGLDEFEGQKIHTNEFRKPDSFAGKTVVVMGSSNSAGDVAVDLSRCAHQVHLTMRHGCWVVKRMSSDGVPVDMTVNKRIIQFAPTALVGKIAESKANVNFNHSKLGLSAEAGLLNSEVMINDEIGDRIMCGAIQCRPGVKRFTKNGVEFVDGVKVDNVDAVMFATGYELGYDFIDRSIIQDNFADLDLYLHVFPPKLRHQTLAVIGCVTTLGGQPPVFELQTRLAAQVFKGKVRMPDEQTMMDDVIRRRDVLFQTFGKHRLFFPPIPYQDHLADLMGAKPKFTKLFLTNPRLAFQVLFGPCYPATYRLCGPHSWSGAKKAVEESWDSIIHATQTRVPVKQRKQKSAVTSGGQFFGALVSLMVLVATLLLVLN; this is encoded by the exons ATGAAAGCTGCAATAATCGGAGGTGGTTTCAGCGGCTTGCTGTCCATTAAGGCATGCCTAGAAGAAGGAATTGAACCCCATTGCTTCGAAAGATACGACCAACTCG GAGGTGTTTGGGTTTACCAAGAAGGCCTCCGTCCGGGTCAAGGGTCAGCTATATATGACTCACTGATCACGAACTCCAGCAAGGTCATGATGGCTCTAAGCGACTATCCCTTCCCCAAGAATGCACCACCGTACCCACGTCCCAAACACATCCTCAAATACATGCAAGACTACGCAGCCCACTTCGACCTCGAGAAGTATATCCAGTACAACACGTCCGTACTCCGGGTCGAGCCGACGGCTGATTTTGAGACTACGGGACAGTGGCTGGTGCGCACGCGCATGGACGGCTGTGAGGAAAAGGCGGTAGTTTTTGATGCAGTTTTCGTCTGCTCTGGAATGTACAAGAAGCCTTTCGTGCCAGAGTATCCGGGACTTGATGAATTTGAGGGACAGAAAATACACACAAATGAATTCAGAAAGCCCGACTCTTTCGCCGGGAAAACAGTAGTTGTTATGG GTTCGTCGAACTCAGCCGGTGATGTCGCCGTTGATTTGAGCCGATGTGCCCACCAGGTCCACCTGACGATGAGGCACGGTTGCTGGGTCGTCAAACGCATGTCTTCGGACGGTGTTCCCGTTGATATGACAGTCAACAAAAGAATCATACAGTTTGCTCCAACTGCCTTAGTTG GTAAGATTGCCGAGTCCAAAGCCAACGTGAATTTCAACCATAGTAAACTCGGCCTGTCTGCAGAAGCTGGTCTCCTGAACAGTGAG GTCATGATAAACGATGAAATTGGAGACCGAATTATGTGCGGTGCGATCCAGTGCAGACCCGGGGTCAAACGATTTACAAAGAACGGCGTGGAGTTTGTCGATGGGGTCAAGGTTGATAACGTTGATGCCGTTATGTTCGCCACTGGGTACGAGCTTGGCTACGACTTCATTGACAGGTCGATTATACAAG ACAACTTTGCCGATTTGGACTTGTACCTGCACGTTTTCCcgccaaaactacgtcaccagACCCTCGCTGTGATTGGTTGCGTAACAACGCTTGGGGGACAGCCCCCTGTCTTCGAACTCCAAACCAGATTGGCTGCTCAGGTATTCAAAGGGAAAGTGCGCATGCCCGATGAGCAGACGATGATGGATGACGTCATAAGGAGAAGGGATGTCCTCTTCCAAACATTTGGAAAACACAGACTTTTT TTCCCGCCTATACCTTATCAAGATCACCTGGCCGATCTGATGGGCGCAAAACCAAAGTTCACTAAACTCTTTCTGACCAATCCAAGGCTTGCGTTCCAG GTGCTTTTCGGACCCTGCTACCCAGCAACCTATCGCCTTTGTGGCCCACATTCTTGGAGCGGTGCCAAGAAAGCTGTCGAAGAATCATGGGATAGCATCATACACGCAACACAGACGCGGGTACCCGTGAAGCAGCGCAAGCAAAAGAGCGCGGTGACGTCTGGAGGGCAATTCTTCGGAGCGCTCGTATCTTTGATGGTATTAGTCGCTACGCTTTTGCTTGTGTTGAACTAA